The nucleotide window TGTTCAGTATTTGCCCGATGACCTGCTTACATTGTTCTTCAAGCAATGTGCCGTAATACTGACACGCTCAACGTCAAGGATACATTTCCCACGACATTCCAATTGGCGCTCCTTCATAAAGTTCCGTGAACACACTCCTGATGTGAGGCTGCGATCATCAGGAACTAGCTCGTAATTCCGCATGCATGGGCTATGCTGGGAAAGAAGGCAAGCAGGTTCTACTCTGCTAATCTGCCTCAAATTCGCTCCAGGTGAGTCCGTGCTCACTTAGTTGGCAGTGGGATCCCTGGTACCCAGGACTGCACACGCAGCCCCCACTGTGCGGCAGACAGGCGACACTGTTCAGGCAGGAGCAGCTCTGGTTGCAGCGGTGACCCCAGGAGCCCTCCGGGCAGGGCTGGTCACAGCGAGTCCCTGGGCAAGCAGAGTTCAAGTCAGTACATCCCACAAGTCTAAAAAGTAACAACAGTGTGTGCAGGAAAGAAGGTAAAGGACCTGTCCAGCCCGGCAGACACTGGCACCGTCCTGTGGAGCTCATGCAGCCATCGTGATGGAGACAGTCACACTTGTGTACACAGCCTTGCCCAAATGTGCCCCTCTGCTCAGGACGAGAACAAAAGACAAGACCCGGCGCACATGTGGAGGTGCTCGTGTTCTAATGATCGGTCACCTTTGCACACTGACACAAGCTCATTTTGACTGTAGGAACCTAGACAACATAAAACAGTGCGACGCCTTACTCAGCAAAGTAAGAAGCTTGGATGCACTAACACTATACtatcaaataaaatttataaaattacaaaaaaaactctTTGTTTTGTACCGGGCACGATTGGTCGCACAGTGCCCCCTGCCAGCCGGGAGAACAAGTGCAGGTGCCGTCCATCGGATTGCACGATGCCCCGTTGGCGCACTGGCATGTCCCGTTGCAGGCCGGACCCCAGGTGCCTGCAGGGCACGGGACGGAGCAGTCGGGTCCCTTCCACCCTGCCAAGAAGCAGCGCACCACACCATCACCAACTTGTGTACTGGCCTCTCTGAGTGAAGGCAAATCAGCCTTCAGATCTCCAGAAACTACTTGTAACCGTATGCTTTGATCAGTGGCCAAAAGGTCCAGAAGTTCTCCCTTGGCCATTGACCAACTGCATGTGGTGGAGCCTCAGTCTAAGATGAACATCAGCTAGTAGTctggtagttagagctgctgcctttggaccccatctcaactctggctgtagtatccttgaggaaggtacttaccctaaaattgctccagtgaaattacccaactgtataaatgagtaaataattgttaaaaaaaaaaaaaacactgtaagttgctttggagaaaagcatcagctaaacaaattaaagtaaaatgtttcCTGTTCAAGGCCGGGAAAGTGCCCTGCTGTTAGTCTGGAAAAGTTCCTCAAATAAAACGCAGAACAAAGTAGACGACCCCAGGTAATATTGTGAGCATCCAGGGCAATACATGCATGGAAGGACCTGGACAGAAGAGGGAAAGCACATCACCCCACCAGTGTCCGACATTACCGGGAACTGCTACAGAGGAGCTGGGAAGACACGTCAGCTCATTTCACAATGACGCTTGAGAACAAAGTCTCCGGTAAGCgtactcagacttttgattGGTCCTGCATCGGTATGTTCGAAGTTTCCACGGAGCAACGGGTGAAATGAGAACACCGCGTCTCACCTTGCTTGCAGAAACAGGTGCCGTCGACAGGGGAGCACCCCAGGGAGTTTGCGCAGGAGCAGCGGAGGGAGCAGTTCCCGCCATAGGACCCTTCTTCACAGATGTTCTCACAGTGCTCCCCCtgcagggcacacacacacacacacacacacacacacacgtctcgAGGAGTCCCTCCCACAGTGCTTTTCTGGGTGATGTCAGCATTGCTCCCTGTCTATCACGCACAGTTTGACTGAAAAGCCACTCACTGTGTAACCAGGGGGACACTGGCACTGCCCGCTGGTGGCATCACAGGTGCCTCCATTGAGACACAAGCAAGTCTCCAGGCAGCTGTGGCCATAGTAACCCTGAGGGCAGCTCTCATTGCAGTGGAGCCCTGCCCAACCAGGGAGGCACGTGCACTCCCCCTTCAGAGGATGACAGCTGGAAGACGAACACAAAGGTGTGAGGAAAGATGGAGTAAAACCGGTTTgagaaaaagaagacaaattCAAAACAAGTTGTTGTATTTCCATGCAAGATAACCCACGCAGCGGCTGGAGGCCCCCAGTGCTGGTCTATCTCTGTCTTTTTGCcacggccagcaggtggcgcagtcaTTAGTGCTACTGGCTCGCAATCAAAGAACTTGCATTtgaattcctgctcctgctgatATTCTGTTGAGCAaagtatttgccctgaatttcACCCATAAAAACTAGCCAGCTGTAGGAATGGGTAAGTACATAGTTGCAGTAGCTTAATATATAGACCTAGGATTGAGATTTGCtggtttaataaataaatgcgtgAAAATACGGAGTCTGGTGATACAGATCACCAGGGCTACACTGCAATTACATGATCCTCAGTTCCCAGTTTGGAGAGTGAAGTAGTACCCGGTCGGTCACATGAACTTTAAACCAAACCAGATGAGAAAATTGTCTGTTACGGTAATGAGAAGCGCTTAGTATTTTTGGTCACAATGGTGGCAACCATGATGACTTGGCAAAAATTTTGCTAATAACATTTTAGGCCCTTTAATGtctttcaaaacacatcacatcatctgaaaccactggtcTCATATGgagttgcagggagccagagcctaacccggcaacacagggcgtgaagccggagggggaggggaacacacccaggatgggacgccagtccatcacaaggcaccccaagcaggacttgaaccccagacccaccagagagcaggacctggtccaacccactgtgccactacaccaccacactcACTtgtctttcaaaatattttcaaaatttttaagAAGATCCAGTTAAAGCAATGAGAACCCACTGTACTGCAGCAGCTTAGGcagaaaactgacatttttaagcCATGAATAACAAAAgatcaactcacacacacacactttcagaaccgcttgtcccatacggggtcacggggaaccggagcctacccggcaacacagggcgtaaggccgaaggggggggggacacacccaggacgggacgccagtccgtcgcaaggcaccccaagcgggactcgaaccccagacccaccggagagcaggacctggtccaacccactgtgccaccacccccccccccaagatcaGCTCAACTTGtcttaattaataattataagtattataataataatgttgcacAAAAAtgatcatatttttaaattaatgtttatctTTCAAGATATCACTGAAAACTGGTAGCTTGTTCAAGGCTAAGTAAGTGAAATTACCTTAGACGTCATTTGTGACTGGTTCAAGACTGAGCCTACTGCACTGAGGCTCTCCTGCACCAGTGTGAAATACCGTTCATTCCTCTGCTTTATTAGCTATTAAAGACAGCCACATCAGGACAACACAGCAAGGGtcaataatacagaaaaaaggtTGTGATTCCACGTGGATCCCGACCTGAGAGTGTGTGCAGGGTGGCAGAGGCAGTGCTGCTTGCACTGGAGGCCGTACATCCCTTCTTCACACATCCTGTCCCTGCATCGTGGACCCCGGAACCCTGGTTCACACAGGCAGCCCCCATCGATGTGGTAGCAACGAGCTCCATTGGCACAGTCACAGACGCCCTTGCAGCCCTGCCCGTAAGTGCCCACTGCACACTCCTCGTTGCACCTGCGGGCGCCAACACAGGATGAGTTTGTGCTGCGTATTTACCTTGTGCTCCAGGAAAAGTACTTGCACTGGGACACAGGGGATAAAGCACAACAGGTAGTGCACTGGTTAAGAATCTGGAGTTATGAGGGAAGTGCCCAGCCATTGCacccaaagcacacacacacagtctgaaaccacttgtcccaagcctGGTCgcagagaactggagcctaaccctgcaacacagggcacaaggccaaagggggaggggacacacccaggacgggatgccagtccactgcaaggcaccccaagcagggctcgaaccccagacccgcggagagcaggaccccgtcaaacccactgcaccaccacacctcctgcaCCCAAAGCTTATTACtataagaattttttaaaaacttactCAGCTATTGAACATAACCTCTAAGTGTCTGTTAAGCAAATGAGAAAACATAAAGATGTTTTTATAAACGAGCGTTTGTATTTACTTCAAACATTCTGCACTTCAGCTGAAGAATGACCGTGGAACTTGGTGTCGGATACCTGAGGCGACACGACATCACCCTCTGCGTAAAGGTCATTAATAGGTGTCACTGGTGTGATGGGCTCCAGCACTGACCTGTCTCCGGTGAAGCCTGGTGCACACCGGCAGCGTCCATTTTCAGGGTCACAGTACCCCCCGTTGTGACACACACATTCGTGGGTGCAATTGATCCCAAACCTGCCCTCGGCACACCGTTCAGTACACACCGCTCCCTTGGGGGCATAAGGTGGTGGGAAGAAGGTCAGAAGCAATGCTGCGTGTCCCTCTAACCGCTGCCATTGGAGCAACGGGCTATTCCACGGTGTCTGTTCGTAAACCATAAGAAGCAGGAGGTTCCTCGGTGTGGTGGACTGAGTACAGAGGAGGAGGCTGTGTGGTTTTTCTGATCGTGATGACAATGGTTGCTAAATGAACTACTGGGTTCTGTGGAAAGGAAACCTAAGGAAGTAACGCTTACAGTGACACATCAGCTGGGGCAGCTGGCCTACGCTGACATCATAGAGCACGAGTTAGAAGAGAGAGACGCATTTCTCCGGGCAACTTTACCGTCCATCCAGGTGGGCAGGCGCACACCCCCTCCCCTTGGCAGTAGCCCCCGTTCTGACAGGGGCATCGGCGTGGGCATCGCTCCGTCGGACAGGCCAAGTCACAGCTGCGGAAGATGGGAAAATCCGCTTCGAACAACAAATCATTGCTCCCGTCTTTAAACAAACAGTGTGGGTCAAAATAAAGGGCTCATGCACTTGATGAGCCTGTAGATCATCTTCAAATGACCCCCATTAGACACCTCTTTCGTTGTCGAAGGCCAAATCGTGTTAGAACATGATTTCAGTAAGAATAAATGTAGAGCAGCGAACGAACGGACTCTCACAGTGTTCCGGTGAAACCCTCCTTGCATCGGCACTCCCCTGTCTCTCTGTCACAGgaccctccagccccacacagGCATGGTTGCACGCAACCTTTTCCGAAGGTGCCGGGAGGGCAAGGCTCCTCGCACCGGGAACCTGTGTACCCTGGGCGACACTGGCAGGAGCCCGAGAGGGGATCGCAGCGGCCCCCATTCGCACAGTCGCAGACATTCTGGCATCCGACACCCCAGTGTTTTTCATCACAGACTGCAAAGACAAATGAAAACAGGGACAAACATAACATTGTACCTTGCTGCATACCTAATCGGGCATTAGCTTTGGTATATGAAGGTACTTACTGCGATATGTTATTGACATGAAATTTtgcatggagaaaaaaaagaaaaatgacattaaaaatcaGGAATTTTATAGACGGGTAAAACGCACAGGAAGCCATGTGGAAAGTATTATTTGCACAGGATCCAAATTTTATTAATGCTAATAGTGAGGAACACATGTGAATAAGTTCTAATATTATTTGAAGCATCACAGTCACTGCTCATTCATAGCCACTGCTTTGAGGAGCTTCAtgacaaaaacataaataaagctGACTGCTGCTTATTATGTAAACAATACCAGAATACAGTACTTTGTATCTTTCCATGATTCCTCAGTTGCATCAGCAATATTTCCATGTGAAAatcaaatacaatgaaataacgacaataaaaataaatcagtgagaCACTGACGCAAATAAAAAATCAGACAACGGATAAGTGATCGTTTAACTGAATTGCCATCATctacttttttaaatcactgcgcTTAAATGTGTCAGACTGTTATCCAGAGGTCAACGGGTGTGAGTATTCACCAAGCAGTTCTGGAGTGTTGACAGCAGTATTTGATGCAGATACTGATGCTGAAGATCATGACCAAAGTTCATGAAAAGGATTTCAGTCGGAGTACTGGCTTTCTCTAACCCCAGCGCTCACTCTTAGCTTTGCCAGTTCCCAAGGCTTCGCTAAGAGATGGATGTATGTTTTTGGATATCTTAAAACATCAGCCAAACAGTCAGCACCACCAAGTGCAACGCCACAGTTATTTCGAAACGCTTCATCCTGCGATcacaacattattttaattatcctTGATTGCAGCTCATTGTTTTGCGTTTGGTTTATTGTGTGGGATCCAAGAGTTGCCGTCACTGTTAAACTGAGAAATGAGGTAATCTTCAGCTTTGAAAATTCTGGGGTGAaggaatgttccagaatgtGGGAAAATTCCAGTCCCTCTCCCGCTGCCGGCTGGTGCTTAGTGTAGTGCTTGGGGGTGCTAACCCCCTCCGTCACCCCAGAGCCGCTCTCTCTACACCACTCCTGCCTTTCACTCTGCATACTGTTTGTTTACCCAGGCTCCCTGTTCCCACAGCTAGCGCCGCATACAGGCATCCAGCAAGCATCAACCACCGGTGGACAGTACAGGCTCAGTGAAAACCACGCTATGGAGAGCCCCTTCCCCATTCTGTCCACAGCATCCCTCCGGAAAGCATCATATTCCACCCTTTTAGATTCTTGACATAAGAGAAGGAAAGCGTTTGTCTGAATAGTAGCTGGAAAACAAAGATGATAAATTAAGGCACCGTAGAGGAAGAAGAACTTATGGATGTTTTTCAAGAGCAGAACCACAAACCCCTCTACAGATCAGTACGTTCGCAGGCACTCGGgagtagtgtgtgtatgagtgtgtgtgtgtgtgtgcgcgtggttGTGCGTGTCTAGTATTCACGCAGTAGCCGCTAACTTACCGCTGGAGCAGTCTTCCCCACGCCAGCCGGCCTCACACTGGCAGCGGTCTGGGGCCTGGCAGCGCCCATGCACACACTCCTTAGTACAGCGGGCtgatccaaaaaaaacacagcaacatCAGTGCGCTTGGCGGTGTGTCCACGCATTGATCCACAATGTCCACGATTGTCTAACAATAGTCCCACGCTCTCCACCTGCTTCACCTCTCCGGGATCAAAGCTGCCGCATCGGCGTTACGGACTAACATCAGcagttttaaataaactttgggAACATTTAAGAAGTCCCTTCTTGCCTCCAGACTCCAACATCAAACTCCCTCAGAGCTGATCGAACACTGCTGATTTTACCATTTTGAATAGTAAACAACAACTGCTATAAGAAAAATTTTTACCGAGCATCAGTCTGCAACCAACATTGTGCTCTTGATGATGCCATTGTGGCCTATCAAGTTAACCGCACATTCTTCCGAATTGACACCATGCAGTTGCTCTACAAAGTATGAAAATGCCTTTAACGCATAACTTACAAAGTGTTACTaatacaacaaacaaaaactgtacGCAAGGTAAATCAGAGAGGTAAACCGTGCAGTCAGGTTGCTCATTCTCTACTTACGAACACACTTGTCCCCGCTGTCATAGTATCCCGGACAGCACTGGTAGCGCTTGCGGTAGTCCGTCTTCACAGCCTGCCGATAAGCTGTCTTGTATATGATCCTGAGCGAGATACCAAAAGGGTCCCGTGAAAGTCTTCACACAGCTGGTAACCTCACCTAGTTGGGCTCCTGGCCGAGAGATGCGCACCTGTGACGACTGCATTTGTTCAAGCTCCAGTCATTGGAACAGGGCTCCTGCAGCACCTGAGCAAATGGGTGGGAGTACGACTGCTTCACCGATGTAGTGTAGCTGGGGGGAGAATATAAGCGTAGAAAATGGGGAGCTCTGCATGACCCAGCAACACTTTCTCAATGGTCAACTCATTGCTTGACCAAGTGGGCATCCGAAAGGCTAAGCGATGTTCGTGCCTCTTATTCCCCAACCCCTAACCTCTCTTACCTTTCCCATAAGCTGCATACATTGGGGTCCTTGGGGCTCAAAGGCCAGGAAAGGTCAAGGAAAGTGCTCAGGAACAGCAGTGTAGCACAGCTCTTCAAAGGCACTGCCATCCTGGGACAGAAACCAGACCACAGCACAGTTTAcctcacattattattattattattattattattattattataaattacaaTGTAAAAGATTGAGGTTACGAATCACTGCCCTTAACCGTATTGTTATGTGCAGTTTGTTGGACACTAGCATGTTGCGGGTGCTCCTCGAGCAGACTAAGGTAATCCTTAATTATCTGCAAGAGGGGATCTTTTGAACAGTTCAGACCACAGCGGTCAGTTCAGTTGCTCCCGTGGCCTTGCTTGTGTATGAAAATCTGCACGCTTTCAAGCGTTCTCCGGTATGGATTGCAAAGTATTGGATTTCAAGTGTCAGCAGGTTTACTTCACATTCGTAGCATGCGGTCAGTTAACTGTGTAATTAAGGAGTACCCACGGACACTCCATGTCATCATGATTTatgatggaaaaattataagCAAAACCCACAGAACACATAGCAATGGAAGGTTATCTTTAAATTCTGTGAAAAAAGTTCATGTTTAAGTCAAGCTAAGTGCTcctttaaggggaaaaaaaaaaaatcaattttcctTGCTCTGAAATCTGATCATGTGAACAGTTGTGAAGGCATTTAAGgtcagctgtgtaattttcatTACATACTTCTAGTTTTCGCagatattttttctgtaaacatttcagATTCTCAGCAATTCCGGCTTTCAGATTAGTTAAATAATGTTAGCATTGATATGTTACTGAGACACCTGATAATTCTGAGTTGCAGAAACGTTTAACAAATAGCACTTCAAAGAGAAGATAGGATAGAGGAAGATCCTATATGTGAAATATGCGGAATGCGACTCCAGCGCCCCTCATGCCATCTGTCATGGCTCCGAGCGGCCCCCACACACTGTAGGAGCTGCAGGCTCCACCCCATGTCCACAGGCATGCTGCGCTCACATCTGGATCTCATCAGCGTGGGACTGCCCtggagagtgagtgtgtgtgtgtgtgtgtgtgtgtgtgtgtgtgtgtgtgtgtgtgtgtgtgtgtggggagggggttggggggcacGTGTGGAGAGGGCTCGCAGTGGCTCCCGAGAAAGTCCAAATTCAGGCCGCTCTCGAGACTCTCATGAAAGCGGCCGTGACCTTTTCTCGTGAGGTCCTGGAGCAACTGCTCACCCATCGTGGGAAAGAAAGTGTGCTGCAACAGCTATATTATTGCATCCTGCTTTTGAGTCAAGATTGTCCCTGCTTACTGTGCGATTGTACACGAGAAAAAGTAACAGCAAAAGAATGATGGTCATTTACTGTTTTCCAGCCTATAGAGAATTATGAGCGTCAAGAACT belongs to Scleropages formosus chromosome 18, fSclFor1.1, whole genome shotgun sequence and includes:
- the LOC108926782 gene encoding platelet endothelial aggregation receptor 1-like isoform X5; translated protein: MMIMIRSSYASGLKRHRSGDALNGRRMAVPLKSCATLLFLSTFLDLSWPLSPKDPNVCSLWESYTTSVKQSYSHPFAQVLQEPCSNDWSLNKCSRHRIIYKTAYRQAVKTDYRKRYQCCPGYYDSGDKCVPRCTKECVHGRCQAPDRCQCEAGWRGEDCSSVCDEKHWGVGCQNVCDCANGGRCDPLSGSCQCRPGYTGSRCEEPCPPGTFGKGCVQPCLCGAGGSCDRETGECRCKEGFTGTLCDLACPTERCPRRCPCQNGGYCQGEGVCACPPGWTGAVCTERCAEGRFGINCTHECVCHNGGYCDPENGRCRCAPGFTGDRCNEECAVGTYGQGCKGVCDCANGARCYHIDGGCLCEPGFRGPRCRDRMCEEGMYGLQCKQHCLCHPAHTLSCHPLKGECTCLPGWAGLHCNESCPQGYYGHSCLETCLCLNGGTCDATSGQCQCPPGYTGEHCENICEEGSYGGNCSLRCSCANSLGCSPVDGTCFCKQGWKGPDCSVPCPAGTWGPACNGTCQCANGASCNPMDGTCTCSPGWQGALCDQSCPRGTFGQGCVHKCDCLHHDGCMSSTGRCQCLPGWTGTRCDQPCPEGSWGHRCNQSCSCLNSVACLPHSGGCVCSPGYQGSHCQLTCAQGTYGYGCSQRCLCEGACDHVTGMCVCPLGYTGPYCQSKCPAGTFGPHCVHACSCPPNISCDPRTGVCVCASGPDCKEVRAVSVMAPLPPGEQDSLGAVVGIAALAVLVVLLLVLLLYYRHRRKGKQSTTPTVTFSSTRTTGSEYAVPEVPHSYHHYYSNPSYNTLSQNRHPLPQVPNNKGRSLMCIKNTNNQLFCNVKNMERERLGLFGVDCNATLPAGWKHYQDPIPKGKGAFGIDCNHSFDKFYSKELSKNSSEAVSSSSLNSENPYATIRDLPMPPFRPVESSYVEMKSPVRTERPHMEDSLPQQPMHQEHCPLHDVPENQHHYDLPVNSHIPGHYDLPPVRRPPSPSLQILPH
- the LOC108926782 gene encoding platelet endothelial aggregation receptor 1-like isoform X1; translation: MMIMIRSSYASGLKRHRSGDALNGRRMAVPLKSCATLLFLSTFLDLSWPLSPKDPNVCSLWESYTTSVKQSYSHPFAQVLQEPCSNDWSLNKCSRHRIIYKTAYRQAVKTDYRKRYQCCPGYYDSGDKCVPRCTKECVHGRCQAPDRCQCEAGWRGEDCSSVCDEKHWGVGCQNVCDCANGGRCDPLSGSCQCRPGYTGSRCEEPCPPGTFGKGCVQPCLCGAGGSCDRETGECRCKEGFTGTLCDLACPTERCPRRCPCQNGGYCQGEGVCACPPGWTGAVCTERCAEGRFGINCTHECVCHNGGYCDPENGRCRCAPGFTGDRCNEECAVGTYGQGCKGVCDCANGARCYHIDGGCLCEPGFRGPRCRDRMCEEGMYGLQCKQHCLCHPAHTLSCHPLKGECTCLPGWAGLHCNESCPQGYYGHSCLETCLCLNGGTCDATSGQCQCPPGYTGEHCENICEEGSYGGNCSLRCSCANSLGCSPVDGTCFCKQGWKGPDCSVPCPAGTWGPACNGTCQCANGASCNPMDGTCTCSPGWQGALCDQSCPRGTFGQGCVHKCDCLHHDGCMSSTGRCQCLPGWTGTRCDQPCPEGSWGHRCNQSCSCLNSVACLPHSGGCVCSPGYQGSHCQLTCPVGYYGNHCAGVCQCANNATCHHQDGSCHCRPGWTGSDCSQPCAQGTYGYGCSQRCLCEGACDHVTGMCVCPLGYTGPYCQSKCPAGTFGPHCVHACSCPPNISCDPRTGVCVCASGPDCKEVRAVSVMAPLPPGEQDSLGAVVGIAALAVLVVLLLVLLLYYRHRRKGKQSTTPTVTFSSTRTTGSEYAVPEVPHSYHHYYSNPSYNTLSQNRHPLPQVPNNKGRSLMCIKNTNNQLFCNVKNMERERLGLFGVDCNATLPAGWKHYQDPIPKGKGAFGIDCNHSFDKFYSKELSKNSSEAVSSSSLNSENPYATIRDLPMPPFRPVESSYVEMKSPVRTERPHMEDSLPQQPMHQEHCPLHDVPENQHHYDLPVNSHIPGHYDLPPVRRPPSPSLQILPH
- the LOC108926782 gene encoding platelet endothelial aggregation receptor 1-like isoform X3, translating into MGLKSCSVLLGVKLYVPWYVRMAVPLKSCATLLFLSTFLDLSWPLSPKDPNVCSLWESYTTSVKQSYSHPFAQVLQEPCSNDWSLNKCSRHRIIYKTAYRQAVKTDYRKRYQCCPGYYDSGDKCVPRCTKECVHGRCQAPDRCQCEAGWRGEDCSSVCDEKHWGVGCQNVCDCANGGRCDPLSGSCQCRPGYTGSRCEEPCPPGTFGKGCVQPCLCGAGGSCDRETGECRCKEGFTGTLCDLACPTERCPRRCPCQNGGYCQGEGVCACPPGWTGAVCTERCAEGRFGINCTHECVCHNGGYCDPENGRCRCAPGFTGDRCNEECAVGTYGQGCKGVCDCANGARCYHIDGGCLCEPGFRGPRCRDRMCEEGMYGLQCKQHCLCHPAHTLSCHPLKGECTCLPGWAGLHCNESCPQGYYGHSCLETCLCLNGGTCDATSGQCQCPPGYTGEHCENICEEGSYGGNCSLRCSCANSLGCSPVDGTCFCKQGWKGPDCSVPCPAGTWGPACNGTCQCANGASCNPMDGTCTCSPGWQGALCDQSCPRGTFGQGCVHKCDCLHHDGCMSSTGRCQCLPGWTGTRCDQPCPEGSWGHRCNQSCSCLNSVACLPHSGGCVCSPGYQGSHCQLTCPVGYYGNHCAGVCQCANNATCHHQDGSCHCRPGWTGSDCSQPCAQGTYGYGCSQRCLCEGACDHVTGMCVCPLGYTGPYCQSKCPAGTFGPHCVHACSCPPNISCDPRTGVCVCASGPDCKEVRAVSVMAPLPPGEQDSLGAVVGIAALAVLVVLLLVLLLYYRHRRKGKQSTTPTVTFSSTRTTGSEYAVPEVPHSYHHYYSNPSYNTLSQNRHPLPQVPNNKGRSLMCIKNTNNQLFCNVKNMERERLGLFGVDCNATLPAGWKHYQDPIPKGKGAFGIDCNHSFDKFYSKELSKNSSEAVSSSSLNSENPYATIRDLPMPPFRPVESSYVEMKSPVRTERPHMEDSLPQQPMHQEHCPLHDVPENQHHYDLPVNSHIPGHYDLPPVRRPPSPSLQILPH
- the LOC108926782 gene encoding platelet endothelial aggregation receptor 1-like isoform X2; translation: MKSQSKGCGSDLFLQCNSVSSGPRMAVPLKSCATLLFLSTFLDLSWPLSPKDPNVCSLWESYTTSVKQSYSHPFAQVLQEPCSNDWSLNKCSRHRIIYKTAYRQAVKTDYRKRYQCCPGYYDSGDKCVPRCTKECVHGRCQAPDRCQCEAGWRGEDCSSVCDEKHWGVGCQNVCDCANGGRCDPLSGSCQCRPGYTGSRCEEPCPPGTFGKGCVQPCLCGAGGSCDRETGECRCKEGFTGTLCDLACPTERCPRRCPCQNGGYCQGEGVCACPPGWTGAVCTERCAEGRFGINCTHECVCHNGGYCDPENGRCRCAPGFTGDRCNEECAVGTYGQGCKGVCDCANGARCYHIDGGCLCEPGFRGPRCRDRMCEEGMYGLQCKQHCLCHPAHTLSCHPLKGECTCLPGWAGLHCNESCPQGYYGHSCLETCLCLNGGTCDATSGQCQCPPGYTGEHCENICEEGSYGGNCSLRCSCANSLGCSPVDGTCFCKQGWKGPDCSVPCPAGTWGPACNGTCQCANGASCNPMDGTCTCSPGWQGALCDQSCPRGTFGQGCVHKCDCLHHDGCMSSTGRCQCLPGWTGTRCDQPCPEGSWGHRCNQSCSCLNSVACLPHSGGCVCSPGYQGSHCQLTCPVGYYGNHCAGVCQCANNATCHHQDGSCHCRPGWTGSDCSQPCAQGTYGYGCSQRCLCEGACDHVTGMCVCPLGYTGPYCQSKCPAGTFGPHCVHACSCPPNISCDPRTGVCVCASGPDCKEVRAVSVMAPLPPGEQDSLGAVVGIAALAVLVVLLLVLLLYYRHRRKGKQSTTPTVTFSSTRTTGSEYAVPEVPHSYHHYYSNPSYNTLSQNRHPLPQVPNNKGRSLMCIKNTNNQLFCNVKNMERERLGLFGVDCNATLPAGWKHYQDPIPKGKGAFGIDCNHSFDKFYSKELSKNSSEAVSSSSLNSENPYATIRDLPMPPFRPVESSYVEMKSPVRTERPHMEDSLPQQPMHQEHCPLHDVPENQHHYDLPVNSHIPGHYDLPPVRRPPSPSLQILPH
- the LOC108926782 gene encoding platelet endothelial aggregation receptor 1-like isoform X4, with the protein product MAVPLKSCATLLFLSTFLDLSWPLSPKDPNVCSLWESYTTSVKQSYSHPFAQVLQEPCSNDWSLNKCSRHRIIYKTAYRQAVKTDYRKRYQCCPGYYDSGDKCVPRCTKECVHGRCQAPDRCQCEAGWRGEDCSSVCDEKHWGVGCQNVCDCANGGRCDPLSGSCQCRPGYTGSRCEEPCPPGTFGKGCVQPCLCGAGGSCDRETGECRCKEGFTGTLCDLACPTERCPRRCPCQNGGYCQGEGVCACPPGWTGAVCTERCAEGRFGINCTHECVCHNGGYCDPENGRCRCAPGFTGDRCNEECAVGTYGQGCKGVCDCANGARCYHIDGGCLCEPGFRGPRCRDRMCEEGMYGLQCKQHCLCHPAHTLSCHPLKGECTCLPGWAGLHCNESCPQGYYGHSCLETCLCLNGGTCDATSGQCQCPPGYTGEHCENICEEGSYGGNCSLRCSCANSLGCSPVDGTCFCKQGWKGPDCSVPCPAGTWGPACNGTCQCANGASCNPMDGTCTCSPGWQGALCDQSCPRGTFGQGCVHKCDCLHHDGCMSSTGRCQCLPGWTGTRCDQPCPEGSWGHRCNQSCSCLNSVACLPHSGGCVCSPGYQGSHCQLTCPVGYYGNHCAGVCQCANNATCHHQDGSCHCRPGWTGSDCSQPCAQGTYGYGCSQRCLCEGACDHVTGMCVCPLGYTGPYCQSKCPAGTFGPHCVHACSCPPNISCDPRTGVCVCASGPDCKEVRAVSVMAPLPPGEQDSLGAVVGIAALAVLVVLLLVLLLYYRHRRKGKQSTTPTVTFSSTRTTGSEYAVPEVPHSYHHYYSNPSYNTLSQNRHPLPQVPNNKGRSLMCIKNTNNQLFCNVKNMERERLGLFGVDCNATLPAGWKHYQDPIPKGKGAFGIDCNHSFDKFYSKELSKNSSEAVSSSSLNSENPYATIRDLPMPPFRPVESSYVEMKSPVRTERPHMEDSLPQQPMHQEHCPLHDVPENQHHYDLPVNSHIPGHYDLPPVRRPPSPSLQILPH